The window TAATAATTATCTGCATACAGATTTTTCATTATACCTGTATGATTTTACCGGAAGATTATTGCGGGAATATCCTACCACTTCCGATGATGAATTTATAATTACTAAAGAGGAGCTTCCTTCCGGTATGTATATTTATAAATTAAAAGCGAACAAATTTCCAGTCAAGGGAAATTTATAATTCAATAGATTTTAATGCAATTTTAAGAACATTGTTATAAAATTGCCTTCTCATTAAATTTAAATTGTTGCATGCGTATAGGGATAGATGCAAAACGTATTTTCATAATGCCACAGGTTTAGGCAACGGTAATCGCACATTAATTCAGATGTTGATAGACCATCATCCGGAACATGATTATGTGTTATTTACTAATGGCATTAAAATAAATCCGCATATACGAGGTAATTCGAAGTGTTTAAATATACAGGCGCATTCAAAGGCTTGTGGCGCAGCAGAGGAATTGCAAAGGATTTAATAAAAAAACAAATTGATCTTTTTGGGACCCTCAATGAAATTCCATTTACTTTAAAAAATATTGACATGCCATCTATAGTGTTGATGCATGATATTATATTTAAAAGATATCCAAATCAATACCCGTTATTTGATAGAGTAGTTTATAATTTTAATCCAAATATGCTTGCAAAATGCATCGCATATTTAGCCAAGCAAGTGAAACAACAAAACAGGATATTATTGAATACTATAATATTTCTCCGGATAGAATTTCTGTGATCTATCAAAGTTGTGATGCTTCTTATTTTCAGAATCTAAACAGATTTCAAATACAAACAGTTAAAGACAAGTATGCTTTGCGGAGAAATTTATTTTAAATGTGGGTTCGGTAATTGAAAGAAAAAATTTGTTGAATGTATGTAAGGCATTTTTGTTAATTCCGGAAGCAGATAGAATACCTGTTGTAGTAATTGGAAAAGGAAAAGCATATGAAAAGCAGGTAAAGGATTTTATAAGAATAAATAATCTTGAACAATGGTTTGTATTTCTTACCAATGTCCTAATGCAGATTTACCTCCAATTTATCATCTTGCAGAATGCACTATTTATCCTTCTTATTGCGAGGGATTTGGAATACCTGTTTTTGGAAAGTATGGTGTGTGGAGTGCCGGTAATCACAAGCAATATTTCATCAATGCTTGGAAGTGGCGGGCGATGCTGCAGTCTATTTTGATCCTTATGACGCAAAGAGTATTGCAGATGCAATTATGCAGGTACATAGCGATCCTGATTTAAGAAATACGATGATTGAAAAAGGCAGAAGGCAAGTCAAGAAATTTACAGGAACTGATTTAGCTGATCAATGGAATACTGTATTCAGAAAAGTCAATTCAGAACAACAACGCATTTCAGCTTAACTTAGCAACAAATATTTTTGTATGGAAAATTTAGGTGTAGGTTCCCGTATTAAACACAGTAATCTTGGTGTTGGTGTAATCGTACATGTGCACAAACGCCTATAGGAAATTTGTTTTTTTGATGCAGGTATGAAAAATATTTCACGTTCGGAAGAGATGGAAATTATTGAAGCTATTGCACAAGAATATTCTGAAAGTTTTAATGAAGCAGAAGATGCATTAATGAAAATTTGCAAACATGGAGTGATGTAACTGAGGTGATTCATATTGCAGATAAATGGGAGAAAGGTAATTTGATTTTACAACCCTTTTGATAAGAATCTAGCGAATAAAGAAATTCCTATAGAAACATTTTTCATAAGATAGTAATGTTGCGTGATCGCTTGCGAGTAATGGAACAAAAAATAAATGCCCATCCCAAATTTACCGATGCAGAGAAAGTGGAAATGCAACAACAATACATCACCAGAATTT of the Bacteroidota bacterium genome contains:
- a CDS encoding T9SS type A sorting domain-containing protein, producing the protein MLYTHSINDLVYSTDLLNINIYPHPITEQSVFSFNNYLHTDFSLYLYDFTGRLLREYPTTSDDEFIITKEELPSGMYIYKLKANKFPVKGNL
- a CDS encoding glycosyltransferase yields the protein MGSVIERKNLLNVCKAFLLIPEADRIPVVVIGKGKAYEKQVKDFIRINNLEQWFVFLTNVLMQIYLQFIILQNALFILLIARDLEYLFLESMVCGVPVITSNISSMLGSGGRCCSLF